One segment of Brassica napus cultivar Da-Ae chromosome C3, Da-Ae, whole genome shotgun sequence DNA contains the following:
- the LOC106358520 gene encoding 50S ribosomal protein L19-1, chloroplastic-like — MQSIRSSTRLLHRNRFSIANTLPRFTSSSSPTLPANESRSVRGFDSSRSTRAFDSPAKYLISSLTKAVSFSSALPKHNFMLSSRCFSTVGDSVQSVPQGFPVSAPDAPPRIKFKRLDKTAKHIMQIVDKEAVEEVRTRREIPEIRPGYIVQLKVEVPENKRRVSIVKGIVIARRNAGLNSTFRIRRLVAGVGVESMFPLYSPNLREIKVLDKKRVRRAKLYYLRDKMNALKKH, encoded by the exons ATGCAATCGATTCGCAGCAGTACAAGGTTGCTCCACAGGAACCGTTTCTCAATCGCCAACACTCTTCCTCGTTTCACTTCGTCTTCTTCTCCAACCTTGCCTGCTAATGAATCGAGGAGTGTACGAGGGTTTGATTCTTCCCGTTCCACCAGAGCTTTTGATTCGCCAGCGAAGTATCTCATTAGTTCGTTGACAAAGGCTGTTTCTTTCTCTTCCGCACTACCT AAACATAACTTTATGTTGTCATCGAGATGCTTTTCTACCGTTGGAGATTCTGTTCAGTCTGTTCCTCAAGGATTCCCTGTGTCAGCTCCTGATGCGCCTCCGAGAATCAAGTTCAAGCGGCTTGATAAAACCGCCAAGCATATCATGCAG ATTGTAGACAAGGAGGCTGTGGAGGAAGTGAGAACTCGTAGAGAGATACCGGAGATAAGGCCCGGTTACATTGTTCAGCTTAAAGTG GAAGTGCCTGAGAACAAGAGACGTGTTTCAATCGTAAAGGGCATTGTCATTGCAAGGCGTAATGCTGGTCTTAACTCTACATTTAGGATTAGAAGGCTTGTGGCTGGAGTGGGAGTCGAATCCATGTTCCCTTT GTATTCGCCAAACCTGAGGGAGATCAAGGTCCTGGACAAGAAGAGGGTAAGAAGAGCGAAACTTTATTACCTCAGAGACAAGATGAACGCTCTCAAGAAGCATTAG
- the LOC106358521 gene encoding OVARIAN TUMOR DOMAIN-containing deubiquitinating enzyme 10, with protein sequence MSNEHKKRLESRLEWEGFIETKIKSDGNCQFSSLADQLFRCPEYHEKVRERIVKQLKTCPKIYREFVEMDSSKKRANDLPKDYSEYVKNMSKSGVWGDSVTLQAAADTFGVKIVVITSEKEVPSMEIVPKSLTLERVVYLSHLVGVHYNSIYLKGSETDIAPMELPGKSKNKSENDKETQGRNENDKHKHNEKKKNDRSKGKKK encoded by the exons ATGTCTAACGAGCACAAGAAAAGACTCGAGTCAAG GTTAGAGTGGGAAGGTTTCATCGAGACGAAGATCAAAAGTGATGGAAATTGCCAG TTTAGCTCCTTAGCTGATCAGCTCTTCAGGTGCCCCGAGTATCATGAGAAAGTTCGAGAAAGAATAGTTAAACAG CTTAAAACTTGTCCAAAAATTTATAGAGAGTTTGTTGAGATGGACTCGAGTAAAAAAAGAGCAAACGATCTTCCCAAAGACTACTCCGAGTATGTCAAGAACATGTCCAAAAGCGGCGTGTGGGGTGATAGCGTTACGTTGCAGGCTGCTGCTGATACG TTTGGGGTGAAGATAGTAGTCATTACGTCAGAGAAAGAAGTACCTTCCATGGAGATTGTTCCCAAGTCTTTGACGCTCGAGAGAGTTGTTTACTTGAGCCATTTGGTTGGGGTCCATTACAACTCCATCTACTTAAAAG GTTCAGAGACAGATATTGCTCCCATGGAGCTTCCGGGGAAGAGTAAGAATAAGAGTGAGAATGACAAGGAGACACAAGGGAGGAATGAGAATGACAAGCACAAGCAcaacgagaagaagaagaatgacaGAAGCAAAGGTAAGAAGAAATAG
- the LOC106358519 gene encoding NADH dehydrogenase [ubiquinone] iron-sulfur protein 7, mitochondrial-like, with product MAMITRNTATRLPLLLRSQRAAAAVSHIHTSLPALSPSTSPTSYTRPGPPSTSSPPPPGLSKTAEFVISKVDDLMNWARRGSIWPMTFGLACCAVEMMHTGAARYDLDRFGIIFRPSPRQSDCMIVAGTLTNKMAPALRKVYDQMPEPRWVISMGSCANGGGYYHYSYSVVRGCDRIVPVDIYVPGCPPTAEALLYGLLQLQKKINRRKDFLHWWNK from the exons ATGGCCATGATCACGCGCAACACCGCCACGCGCCTCCCTCTCCTCCTCCGATCTCAACGCGCCGCCGCCGCGGTCTCTCACATCCACACGTCCCTACCCGCTCTCTCCCCATCGACGTCGCCGACTTCCTACACCAGACCAGGTCCTCCTTCGACCTCATCTCCTCCTCCGCCGGGTCTCTCGAAGACGGCGGAGTTCGTGATCTCGAAGGTCGATGACCTCATGAACTGGGCTCGCAGGGGATCGATCTGGCCCATGACCTTCGGCCTCGCGTGCTGCGCCGTGGAAATGATGCATACGGGTGCTGCTCGCTACGATCTGGATCGATTCGGTATCATCTTCAGGCCTAGTCCTCGTCAATCGGATTGTATGATTGTCGCCGGGACGCTTACTAACAAGATGGCTCCTGCTCTTCGCAA GGTTTATGACCAAATGCCGGAGCCAAGGTGGGTGATATCGATGGGAAGCTGCGCCAACGGAGGTGGATACTACCACTACTCCTACTCAGTGGTTCGAGGCTGTGACAGAATCGTGCCAGTCGACATCTACGTCCCTGGATGCCCTCCAACCGCTGAGGCATTGCTCTATGGACTACTCCAGCTTCAGAAGAAAATCAACAGGCGCAAGGATTTCTTGCACTGGTGGAACAAGTGA
- the LOC106358518 gene encoding protein NDL2 isoform X2, whose amino-acid sequence MGDSSGSVSIDMEAMSLGGQEHLVETTYGPVCVAVCGDPDKPALITYPDVALNYMFSFQGLLFCPEASSLLLHNFCIYHISPIGHELGAPVIGVDAPLLSADDLADQIVEVLNYFGLGAVMCMGVTAGAYILTLFAMKYRQRVLGLILVSPLCQAPSWSEWLCNKVMSNLLYYYGMCGVVKELLLKRYFSKEVRGNAQVPESDIVQECRRLLCERQSTNVWRYLEAINGRVDLSEGLRKLQCRTLIFIGENSAYHSEAVHMTTKLDRRYGALVEVQGSGSLVTEEQPQAMVIPMEYFLMGYGLYRPTQSVSPRSPLSPTRISPELLSPENMGLKLKPIKTRLAL is encoded by the exons atggGGGATTCAAGCGGTTCTGTCTCCATTGATATGGAGGCAATGTCTCTTGGAGGACAG GAACACCTTGTGGAGACTACCTATGGCCCGGTATGTGTTGCCGTTTGTGGAGATCCTGATAAACCTGCTCTTATCACATATCCTGATGTTGCTCTTAATT ATATGTTCTCCTTTCAAGGGTTGTTGTTTTGTCCAGAAGCTAGTTCCTTGTTGCTCCACAACTTTTGCATTTATCACATCAGTCCTATTGGCCATGAG TTGGGAGCTCCAGTGATCGGTGTTGATGCTCCTTTGCTCTCAGCTGATGACTTAGCAGACCAGATAGTCGAGGTTCTTAACTATTTCGG ACTTGGTGCAGTAATGTGTATGGGTGTCACGGCAGGAGCTTACATTCTGACCTTATTTGCT ATGAAGTACAGGCAGAGAGTTCTGGGATTAATACTCGTCTCTCCACTGTGCCAAGCGCCTTCTTGGTCTGAATGGTTGTGCAATAAG GTTATGTCTAATTTACTTTACTACTATGGCATGTGCGGAGTGGTTAAAGAATTGTTACTTAAACGGTACTTCAGCAAG GAAGTTCGTGGTAATGCTCAAGTTCCAGAATCTGATATTGTTCAAGAATGCAGAAGA TTGCTTTGCGAGCGGCAGAGTACAAATGTATGGAGATACCTTGAAGCAATCAACGG GAGAGTGGATCTAAGCGAAGGGTTAAGGAAACTACAATGCAGAACTTTAATATTCATCGGCGAAAACTCAGCTTACCACTCTGAAGCCGTTCACATGACCACAAAGCTAGACAGACGATACGGCGCACTAGTCGAGGTACAAGGAAGCGGATCACTGGTGACAGAAGAACAGCCACAGGCGATGGTAATACCGATGGAATACTTTTTGATGGGATACGGTTTGTACCGTCCGACACAGAGCGTAAGCCCAAGAAGTCCTTTGAGTCCAACGAGAATCTCGCCCGAGCTTCTCTCCCCTGAAAACATGGGGTTGAAGCTCAAGCCTATTAAGACAAGACTCGCGCTATGA
- the LOC106358518 gene encoding protein NDL2 isoform X1 has protein sequence MGDSSGSVSIDMEAMSLGGQEHLVETTYGPVCVAVCGDPDKPALITYPDVALNYMFSFQGLLFCPEASSLLLHNFCIYHISPIGHESLQLGAPVIGVDAPLLSADDLADQIVEVLNYFGLGAVMCMGVTAGAYILTLFAMKYRQRVLGLILVSPLCQAPSWSEWLCNKVMSNLLYYYGMCGVVKELLLKRYFSKEVRGNAQVPESDIVQECRRLLCERQSTNVWRYLEAINGRVDLSEGLRKLQCRTLIFIGENSAYHSEAVHMTTKLDRRYGALVEVQGSGSLVTEEQPQAMVIPMEYFLMGYGLYRPTQSVSPRSPLSPTRISPELLSPENMGLKLKPIKTRLAL, from the exons atggGGGATTCAAGCGGTTCTGTCTCCATTGATATGGAGGCAATGTCTCTTGGAGGACAG GAACACCTTGTGGAGACTACCTATGGCCCGGTATGTGTTGCCGTTTGTGGAGATCCTGATAAACCTGCTCTTATCACATATCCTGATGTTGCTCTTAATT ATATGTTCTCCTTTCAAGGGTTGTTGTTTTGTCCAGAAGCTAGTTCCTTGTTGCTCCACAACTTTTGCATTTATCACATCAGTCCTATTGGCCATGAG TCATTGCAGTTGGGAGCTCCAGTGATCGGTGTTGATGCTCCTTTGCTCTCAGCTGATGACTTAGCAGACCAGATAGTCGAGGTTCTTAACTATTTCGG ACTTGGTGCAGTAATGTGTATGGGTGTCACGGCAGGAGCTTACATTCTGACCTTATTTGCT ATGAAGTACAGGCAGAGAGTTCTGGGATTAATACTCGTCTCTCCACTGTGCCAAGCGCCTTCTTGGTCTGAATGGTTGTGCAATAAG GTTATGTCTAATTTACTTTACTACTATGGCATGTGCGGAGTGGTTAAAGAATTGTTACTTAAACGGTACTTCAGCAAG GAAGTTCGTGGTAATGCTCAAGTTCCAGAATCTGATATTGTTCAAGAATGCAGAAGA TTGCTTTGCGAGCGGCAGAGTACAAATGTATGGAGATACCTTGAAGCAATCAACGG GAGAGTGGATCTAAGCGAAGGGTTAAGGAAACTACAATGCAGAACTTTAATATTCATCGGCGAAAACTCAGCTTACCACTCTGAAGCCGTTCACATGACCACAAAGCTAGACAGACGATACGGCGCACTAGTCGAGGTACAAGGAAGCGGATCACTGGTGACAGAAGAACAGCCACAGGCGATGGTAATACCGATGGAATACTTTTTGATGGGATACGGTTTGTACCGTCCGACACAGAGCGTAAGCCCAAGAAGTCCTTTGAGTCCAACGAGAATCTCGCCCGAGCTTCTCTCCCCTGAAAACATGGGGTTGAAGCTCAAGCCTATTAAGACAAGACTCGCGCTATGA
- the LOC106358517 gene encoding uncharacterized protein LOC106358517, which produces MADKPSKALVLYGDGLARVVDSSHTHIHSLASVASCGFLSLPHAPPETEKERIVREFSHLLDASEAYSIVSGLKAKGSEHEISSLSQRFMGLKAALVTDSSTLTSFGKLIGLQLSETYQKSDSSPSEATATELLKLLGFEGGKCLDVSLYDSVFVHIDGDNVGMIDSLIGSIMKMAQPGSEIAPRLHLSVVLSYGSVTDKDASLFPVKTPQEGFNSAFAGLVPRQSYTMRGEKTRDDVRDYCPMLVAQWQDGVTRRDLVDTLSFEALKKLSGNLVIPADRFIHEVAFKLWKAPKYGA; this is translated from the exons ATGGCGGACAAACCAAGCAAAGCACTTGTTCTGTACGGTGACGGCTTGGCTCGAGTCGTCGACTCGTCACATACTCACATTCATTCTCTCGCTTCCGTCGCTAGCTGCGGCTTCTTGAGCCTCCCTCATGCACCTccag AAACTGAGAAGGAGAGGATAGTTCGAGAGTTCTCCCATTTGCTGGATGCTTCAGAAGCTTATTCTATTGTT AGTGGCCTTAAAGCTAAGGGAAGTGAACATGAGATCTCTTCTTTGTCTCAAAG gTTTATGGGACTCAAGGCTGCTTTGGTCACGGATAGTTCTACTCTGACTTCTTTCGGAAAACTGATTGGCTTACAACTCAGTGAAACATACCAAAAGAGTGATTCATCTCCTTCTGAAGCCACAGCAACTGAACTACTAAAGCTGCTTGGATTCGAAGGAGGAAAGTGCTTGGACGTGAGCCTGTACGACTCGGTTTTTGTGCATATAGATGGTGATAACGTTGGAATGATCGACTCTTTGATCGGTAGTATCATGAAAATGGCTCAGCCGGGTTCAGAGATTGCTCCTCGCTTGCATCTCTCCGTTGTTCTCAGCTATGGCTCTGTCACAGACAAAGATGCTTCACTTTTTCCTGTCAAGACTCCACAAGAAGGTTTTAACTCCGCGTTTGCAGGGCTTGTCCCGCGTCAGAGCTACACCATGCGTGGTGAAAAGACACGTGATGATGTTCG GGACTACTGCCCTATGTTGGTAGCTCAATGGCAAGATGGGGTGACTCGGAGAGACTTAGTTGATACATTATCATTCGAAGCTCTCAAAAAG CTCTCTGGAAATCTAGTTATACCAGCTGATCGGTTCATCCATGAAGTTGCTTTCAAACTCTGGAAGGCCCCAAAATATGGagcttaa
- the LOC106355375 gene encoding uncharacterized protein LOC106355375, whose translation LHTHFYYCQTASIKTSVSSPFYLTFNQHLRGRKEDLKQESAIKKKKKMKTLIIWCLVSQAIILTCNSAGSGRGDVDFTIVIKNEMHHFKKPAVFYHCTSKKKDMGWHRSVPSTEYHWSFKVPKFGNGVMIHKCEFRSRLGTANIEIDTLSTTAILCDGHICEYAVRRNGIYFIGYELYYPFGVFIELSRPVEKLVEPWTPWSPQQLKALHRSKDYHH comes from the coding sequence TTACACACCCATTTCTATTATTGTCAAACCGCATCAATAAAAACTAGTGTCTCGTCTCCATTCTACCTTACATTCAACCAACACCTGAGAGGGAGAAAGGAGGATCTAAAACAAGAATCCgctataaagaaaaagaaaaaaatgaaaaccctAATAATATGGTGCCTTGTCTCTCAAGCAATCATCCTAACGTGCAACTCAGCCGGCTCAGGAAGAGGAGACGTCGATTTCACCATAGTCATAAAAAACGAAATGCACCACTTCAAAAAACCAGCGGTTTTCTACCATTGCACATCGAAAAAGAAAGACATGGGGTGGCACAGATCGGTCCCGTCGACAGAGTATCATTGGAGCTTCAAAGTCCCCAAGTTCGGTAACGGCGTGATGATCCACAAATGTGAGTTCAGGTCGAGGCTAGGAACAGCGAATATTGAGATTGACACGTTGTCCACGACTGCGATTCTGTGCGACGGGCATATATGCGAATACGCGGTTAGACGTAACGGGATTTATTTTATTGGATACGAGTTGTATTATCCGTTTGGAGTGTTTATAGAATTGTCGAGGCCCGTGGAGAAGCTGGTCGAGCCGTGGACGCCATGGTCACCGCAACAGCTCAAAGCTTTGCACCGTAGCAAGGACTACCATCATTGA
- the LOC106420235 gene encoding uncharacterized protein ycf36-like translates to MAAATVLRHFTPISSSLKPPSRHHRRFLHHSLFPKLPLHSPPSLLKFGAENSEPQPPPSLPETDCPVPPEQQPINEYQSLSSSFPFSWASGDLVEYSSRLFITGASFAIFVGLPVSWFGSVGPEYEPVKRILAASSSGIFVVTLAVVRMYLGWAYVGNRLLSATVEYEETGWYDGQVWVKTPQVLARDRLLGSFSVKPVLTRLKNTLVILGLSLILVVNLGNSPIASSYKTYKDPRDRSSMPIPGAYNDETARTFEPEAFCGPSSDEPSSDLL, encoded by the exons ATGGCTGCTGCGACGGTGCTCCGCCATTTCACGCCAATCTCATCCTCCCTCAAACCGCCGTCTCGCCACCACCGCCGATTCCTCCACCACAGCTTATTCCCCAAACTACCCTTACactctcccccttctctcctcAAATTCGGCGCCGAAAACTCCGAGCCCCAACCTCCACCGTCTCTCCCGGAGACCGATTGTCCTGTCCCGCCGGAACAGCAGCCGATCAACGAGTACCAATCCCTCTCCTCCTCTTTCCCTTTCTCCTGGGCCTCGGGAGACCTAGTCGAGTACTCTTCAAGGCTCTTCATCACCGGAGCTTCTTTCGCAATTTTCGTCGGGTTGCCCGTTTCCTGGTTCGGATCCGTCGGACCCGAATACGAGCCCGTCAAGAGGATACTCGCCGCAAGCTCCAGCGGGATCTTCGTCGTCACGCTCGCTGTCGTGAGGATGTATCTCGGTTGGGCTTATGTCGGAAACCGTCTCCTCAGCGCCACCGTCGAGT ATGAAGAAACTGGGTGGTATGATGGTCAG GTATGGGTGAAAACACCTCAAGTCTTAGCACGTGACCGTCTTCTTGGTTCTTTCTCG GTGAAACCAGTCCTTACCAGATTGAAAAACACGTTAGTTATCCTCGGGTTATCGCTCATTCTTGTCGTGAACCTTGGTAATTCTCCGATTGCATCATCTTACAAGACGTATAAGGATCCTAGGGATAGATCCTCGATGCCAATCCCAGGAGCCTACAATGACGAAACCGCGAGAACGTTCGAACCAGAAGCTTTCTGTGGACCGTCTTCAGATGAACCTTCTTCAGATCTTCTGtaa